The Polyodon spathula isolate WHYD16114869_AA chromosome 23, ASM1765450v1, whole genome shotgun sequence genome has a window encoding:
- the LOC121297739 gene encoding synaptoporin-like isoform X2: MCMVIFAPLFAIFAFATCGGYSGQLKVSVDCQNKTDSDLNVGIEFAYPFRLHQVYFDAPTCDGKRRERLFLIGDYSSSAEFFVTIAVFAFLYSLGATVVYIFYQNKYRENNRGPLIDFIVTVVFSFMWLVSSSAWAKGLSDVKTATDPDEVLLLISACKVQSNKCLPLRKPVWASLNTSVVFGFLNFVLWAGNIWFVFKETGWHSSTQRYPTSTTEKQPSGYNQQSYNQGRYEQENIGQSGGTNPPGDFGQQSNYGHMGGYSQVGYAPSEPTSFGN; the protein is encoded by the exons atgtgtatggtGATATTTGCTCCg ctttttGCAATTTTTGCATTTGCAACATGTGGTGGTTATTCTGGACAACTGAAAGTCAGTGTAGACTGTCAGAACAAGACAGACAGCGACCTAAATGTTGGGATAGAGTTTGCTTACCCTTTCAG GTTGCACCAGGTGTATTTTGATGCCCCCACGTGCGATGGTAAAAGACGAGAGAGACTGTTCCTGATAGGAGACTATTCTTCTTCGGCTGAGTTCTTCGTTACTATTGCAGTCTTTGCTTTCTTGTACTCACTGGGGGCCActgttgtgtacattttttaccaGAACAAGTACAGAGAGAACAACAGGGGGCCACTTATT GATTTCATTGTGACAGTGGTGTTCTCGTTCATGTGGCTGGTGAGCTCGTCTGCCTGGGCGAAGGGTCTGTCGGATGTGAAGACCGCCACAGACCCTGATGAGGTGCTTTTGTTAATATCTGCATGTAAGGTGCAGTCCAACAAATGCCTTCCTCTCCGCAAACCTGTGTGGGCAAGTTTAAACACATCTGTT gtctTTGGATTTTTAAACTTTGTTCTATGGGCTGGAAACATTTGGTTTGTATTCAAGGAGACTGGATGGCATTCTTCCACCCAGAGGTATCCTACAAGCACCACAGAAAAGCAACCGAGTGGCTATAACCAGCAATCATACAACCAAGGCAGATATGAGCAAGAAAACATTGGCCAGTCTGGTGGCACCAATCCACCAGGAGACTTCGGTCAGCAGTCAAACTATGGCCACATGGGTGGCTATAGCCAGGTAGGGTATGCTCCAAGCGAGCCTACCTCCTTTGGTAATTAG
- the LOC121297739 gene encoding synaptoporin-like isoform X1, translating into MDTANQLLSTGTFRVVKEPLGFLRILEWLFAIFAFATCGGYSGQLKVSVDCQNKTDSDLNVGIEFAYPFRLHQVYFDAPTCDGKRRERLFLIGDYSSSAEFFVTIAVFAFLYSLGATVVYIFYQNKYRENNRGPLIDFIVTVVFSFMWLVSSSAWAKGLSDVKTATDPDEVLLLISACKVQSNKCLPLRKPVWASLNTSVVFGFLNFVLWAGNIWFVFKETGWHSSTQRYPTSTTEKQPSGYNQQSYNQGRYEQENIGQSGGTNPPGDFGQQSNYGHMGGYSQVGYAPSEPTSFGN; encoded by the exons ctttttGCAATTTTTGCATTTGCAACATGTGGTGGTTATTCTGGACAACTGAAAGTCAGTGTAGACTGTCAGAACAAGACAGACAGCGACCTAAATGTTGGGATAGAGTTTGCTTACCCTTTCAG GTTGCACCAGGTGTATTTTGATGCCCCCACGTGCGATGGTAAAAGACGAGAGAGACTGTTCCTGATAGGAGACTATTCTTCTTCGGCTGAGTTCTTCGTTACTATTGCAGTCTTTGCTTTCTTGTACTCACTGGGGGCCActgttgtgtacattttttaccaGAACAAGTACAGAGAGAACAACAGGGGGCCACTTATT GATTTCATTGTGACAGTGGTGTTCTCGTTCATGTGGCTGGTGAGCTCGTCTGCCTGGGCGAAGGGTCTGTCGGATGTGAAGACCGCCACAGACCCTGATGAGGTGCTTTTGTTAATATCTGCATGTAAGGTGCAGTCCAACAAATGCCTTCCTCTCCGCAAACCTGTGTGGGCAAGTTTAAACACATCTGTT gtctTTGGATTTTTAAACTTTGTTCTATGGGCTGGAAACATTTGGTTTGTATTCAAGGAGACTGGATGGCATTCTTCCACCCAGAGGTATCCTACAAGCACCACAGAAAAGCAACCGAGTGGCTATAACCAGCAATCATACAACCAAGGCAGATATGAGCAAGAAAACATTGGCCAGTCTGGTGGCACCAATCCACCAGGAGACTTCGGTCAGCAGTCAAACTATGGCCACATGGGTGGCTATAGCCAGGTAGGGTATGCTCCAAGCGAGCCTACCTCCTTTGGTAATTAG